In Myxococcus stipitatus, the following are encoded in one genomic region:
- the secA gene encoding preprotein translocase subunit SecA, with protein MIEWTLKKLIGTKNERELKKAREKVIRINELESRMRALKDEDFASETARLKQEIQNGRPLDGMLFEAFALIREGARRVIGQRHYDVQLIGGMFLHEGCIAEMRTGEGKTLTATLPCYLNALSGRGVHVVTVNDYLARRDAEWMGRVYKFMGMTTGCVLHELSDKQRQEAYRSDITYGQNNEFGFDYLRDNMKFRLQDYVQRELNYAIVDEVDSILIDEARTPLIISGPTEDSTDKYYRVDQVIPGLVPDQDFTLDEKHRSVSLTDDGIEKLQKRLSVSNLYDPGEIETLHHVEQALRAHTLYKRDKDYVVKDGEVVIIDEFTGRSMPGRRWSDGLHQAIEAKEGVKIENENQTLATISFQNYFRMYSKLSGMTGTADTEAEEFAKIYNLDVRVIPTNRPAVRKDQQDVVYKTEREKFEAVAAQIEELHKAGQPVLVGTVSIAKSEVVSGFLKKRGVPHNVLNAKQHQREADIVAQAGRKGAVTISTNMAGRGTDILLGGNAEVLAKAAVGPAPEAPAPQPPAADGAAPQPDPMAAYEQAKAEWEQKLAEAQAKLGEETKKERTEVMEAGGLFIIGTERHESRRVDNQLRGRAGRQGDPGASRFFLSLEDDLMRIFGSERIQGLMERLGMEEGEVIEHIWLTRAIESAQKRVEGHNFDIRKNLLEYDDVMNQQRRTIYKLRRQVLAAGAGMPLVEYTEDPKTRVKTRSEQTVSWADFKEMVLDALEDVIVSLVDTYAPTKGSDGWDLESLSKNVKETFDLDMNFEGVGNRDELQDHIFKAAEKVFRTRDEEFGENFLRFLQYNYLATIDRLWKEHLLGMDHLRQGIGLRGYGQKDPKQEYKREGYQGFIQTLSAIKAQFVSQLMRVQPRSATSAEEEAVRIQRQLAQQQKRAVEGRGTAEGKLDEASVAAAARPAAAQQGPRVGRNDPCPCGSGRKYKKCHGAAEASV; from the coding sequence ATGATCGAATGGACGCTGAAGAAGCTCATCGGGACCAAGAACGAGCGTGAGCTCAAAAAGGCCCGCGAGAAGGTCATCCGCATCAACGAGCTGGAGAGCCGGATGCGGGCCCTCAAGGACGAGGATTTCGCGTCCGAGACGGCCCGGCTGAAGCAGGAGATCCAGAACGGACGGCCGCTCGACGGCATGCTGTTCGAGGCCTTCGCGCTCATCCGCGAAGGCGCGCGCCGGGTCATCGGCCAGCGCCACTACGACGTGCAGCTCATCGGCGGCATGTTCCTCCACGAGGGCTGCATCGCGGAGATGCGCACCGGTGAAGGCAAGACGCTGACGGCCACGCTGCCCTGCTACCTCAACGCCCTGTCCGGGCGCGGGGTGCACGTCGTGACGGTGAACGACTACCTCGCCCGCCGCGACGCGGAGTGGATGGGGCGGGTCTACAAGTTCATGGGCATGACGACCGGCTGCGTGCTCCATGAGCTGTCCGACAAGCAGCGCCAGGAGGCGTACCGCTCGGACATCACCTACGGGCAGAACAACGAGTTCGGCTTCGACTACCTGCGCGACAACATGAAGTTCCGTCTGCAGGACTACGTCCAGCGCGAGCTGAACTACGCCATCGTCGACGAGGTGGACTCCATCCTCATCGACGAGGCGCGCACGCCGCTCATCATCTCCGGTCCCACCGAGGACAGCACGGACAAGTACTACCGGGTGGACCAGGTCATCCCGGGCCTCGTGCCGGACCAGGACTTCACGCTCGATGAGAAGCACCGCTCCGTGTCGCTGACGGACGACGGCATCGAGAAGCTGCAGAAGCGGCTGAGCGTGTCCAACCTCTACGACCCGGGGGAGATCGAGACGCTCCACCACGTCGAGCAGGCCCTGCGCGCGCACACGCTCTACAAGCGCGACAAGGACTACGTGGTGAAGGACGGCGAGGTCGTCATCATCGACGAGTTCACCGGCCGCTCCATGCCGGGCCGCCGCTGGTCCGACGGCCTCCACCAGGCCATCGAGGCCAAGGAGGGCGTGAAGATCGAGAACGAGAACCAGACGCTGGCGACCATCTCGTTCCAGAACTACTTCCGCATGTACTCCAAGCTGTCCGGCATGACGGGCACCGCGGATACGGAGGCGGAGGAGTTCGCGAAGATCTACAACCTCGACGTCCGCGTCATCCCGACCAACCGCCCCGCCGTCCGCAAGGACCAGCAGGACGTGGTCTACAAGACGGAGCGCGAGAAGTTCGAGGCGGTGGCGGCGCAGATTGAAGAGCTGCACAAGGCGGGGCAGCCGGTGCTCGTGGGCACGGTGTCCATCGCCAAGAGCGAGGTGGTGTCCGGCTTCCTGAAGAAGCGGGGCGTCCCCCACAACGTGCTCAACGCCAAGCAGCACCAGCGCGAGGCCGACATCGTCGCGCAGGCCGGCCGCAAGGGCGCGGTCACCATCTCCACCAACATGGCCGGCCGCGGTACGGACATCCTCCTGGGCGGCAACGCGGAGGTGCTGGCGAAGGCGGCCGTGGGCCCCGCGCCGGAAGCTCCCGCGCCCCAGCCTCCCGCCGCGGACGGCGCCGCGCCGCAGCCGGACCCGATGGCCGCCTACGAGCAAGCCAAGGCGGAGTGGGAGCAGAAGCTGGCGGAGGCCCAGGCCAAGCTGGGCGAGGAGACGAAGAAGGAGCGCACGGAGGTGATGGAGGCCGGCGGCCTGTTCATCATCGGCACCGAGCGCCACGAGTCGCGCCGCGTGGACAACCAGCTGCGTGGCCGCGCCGGCCGTCAGGGTGACCCGGGCGCCAGCCGGTTCTTCCTGTCGCTCGAGGACGACCTGATGCGCATCTTCGGGTCCGAGCGCATCCAGGGCCTGATGGAGCGGCTGGGCATGGAGGAGGGTGAGGTCATCGAGCACATCTGGCTCACCCGCGCCATCGAGAGCGCCCAGAAGCGCGTCGAAGGACACAACTTCGACATCCGCAAGAACCTGCTCGAGTACGACGACGTGATGAACCAGCAGCGGCGCACCATCTACAAGCTGCGTCGTCAGGTGCTGGCCGCGGGCGCGGGCATGCCCCTGGTGGAGTACACCGAGGACCCCAAGACGCGCGTGAAGACCCGCTCCGAGCAGACGGTGAGCTGGGCGGACTTCAAGGAGATGGTGCTGGACGCGCTGGAGGACGTCATCGTCTCCCTCGTCGACACGTACGCGCCCACCAAGGGCTCGGACGGGTGGGACCTGGAGTCGCTGTCGAAGAACGTCAAGGAGACGTTCGACCTCGACATGAACTTCGAGGGCGTGGGCAACCGGGACGAGCTCCAGGACCACATCTTCAAGGCGGCGGAGAAGGTCTTCCGCACGCGCGACGAGGAGTTCGGCGAGAACTTCCTGCGCTTCCTCCAGTACAACTACCTGGCCACCATCGACCGGCTCTGGAAGGAGCACCTGCTGGGCATGGACCACCTGCGCCAGGGCATCGGCCTGCGTGGCTACGGCCAGAAGGACCCGAAGCAGGAGTACAAGCGCGAGGGCTACCAGGGCTTCATCCAGACGCTCTCCGCCATCAAGGCGCAGTTCGTCTCGCAGCTGATGCGCGTGCAGCCCCGCTCGGCCACCAGCGCCGAGGAAGAGGCCGTCCGCATCCAGCGTCAGCTGGCCCAGCAGCAGAAGCGGGCGGTGGAGGGCCGTGGCACGGCGGAGGGCAAGCTGGACGAGGCCTCCGTGGCCGCGGCGGCCCGTCCGGCGGCCGCCCAGCAGGGCCCCCGGGTCGGCCGGAATGATCCGTGCCCCTGTGGTAGCGGCCGCAAGTACAAGAAGTGCCACGGCGCGGCGGAAGCCAGCGTCTAG